DNA from Amycolatopsis sp. DSM 110486:
ATGGCGGAGAAGATTACTGAGACCCACGGTAGAGCGACGCCGCCGAACGAAGGACACGATCTCGGCTCGCTGCTCCGTTCGAGCGCTACCCATCGTGACCACTGCCCGGAACTACCACCGAGGGTGGCCCTTGGCCTCTTGGCAGGTGATTTTTCCGGCCCACGGCCGTTTCGGGACCGCGAATCCCGCGCAGGCCTGCGCGGTCGGGCAGCTCCGGTGGAAAACCGTTCGGCACCACCACGCGGCGCTGCTACCGTGCGCGCCGTGGGGAGTCCTGAGGCCAACAGAGTGGCGCCACCGGTCGAGCGGTGGCGTTGCGGGGTCTGTGTTCCTTGGCCGCAGTGTTCCCTGGTGGCTGTGTTGCCTGGGGGCTGTGTTCCCTAGTGGCTCAGGCCAGGCGCTCCGATCGACCGTGCCTTCTTTCACCGTCCGAACAGGACGGTCACGTCGATCTCGGGAGTGTCTGTCTTGCGTGTTTTGCCGTATCTGCTCGCCCTGGCCGTGTTCGCCCAGGGAACGTCGGAGTTCATGGTGTCGGGCCTGGTGCCCGAGGTCGCGCGGGACCTGGGGGTTTCCGTGGCCGCGGCGGGGTCGCTGACAGCGGTGTTCGCCGTGGGGATGCTGCTCGGGGCACCGGTGCTGGCGGTCGCGGGGCGGGGATGGCCGCGGCGGGGCGCGTTGCTGGGGTATCTCGGGGTGTTCGTCGCGGTGCACGTGGCGGGGGCGCTGGCGCCCGGGTTCGGGATCCTGCTCGTCACGCGGCTGGTGGCCGCGCTGGCGACGGCCGGGTTTCTCGCCGTCGCGCTGACGGTGGCGGCCGATGCCGCGCCCGGGGCCGAGGGGAGGGCGACCGCCGTGGTGCTGACCGGGACCACACTGGCGTGCATCGCCGGGGTGCCGGCGGGCGCCGTGCTCGGGCAGGTGTGGGGGTGGCGCTCGGCGTTCTGGGCGGTCGCGCTCGTGTCCGTGCCCGCGTTCGCCGCCATCGCGCGGTGGGCGCCTGCGACGGAGACCGCGAGCGTGCCCGTCAAAGCCGAGTTCGCGGTGGTGAAGCGGCCGCGGGTGCTGGCCGCGCTCGGCAGGGGCGCGCTCGTGAACGGCGCCACCTTCGCCGTCTTCACCTATCTCGCCCCGCTTGCGACCTCGCAAGCCGAAGGCCGGCTCCCCGCCCTCCTCGCGTTGTTCGGCATCGGCGCCGCCGCCGGGGTCGCGCTCGCCGGTCGGCGTCCCGCTACGCGAAAGACGCAGGTGGCGCTCGCCGTCGGCTGGCTCGCCCTCGCGCTCGGCGCGGGGAACGCGACAGTGCTGTTCGTCCTCGTTCCGCTGCAAGCGCTGCTGTCGTTCGCCGTCGGGTCCACCGCCGTCGCGCAGGTGCTCCGCGCCGCCCCGGACGCGCCGGCGCTCAGGGGCGCGTTCGCCACCGCCGCGCTCAACGTCGGCGCTGCCGCCGGGCCGTGGCTCGCGGCCTCCCTCATCGGCACCGGTTATCGCGCGCCGGTGTGGCTCGCCGCCGTCCTCGCGACCGCCGCCCTGACAATCCGAGAGCAGTGCTCTTGACAACGCGAACCCGGCGGGTGAACACTGCTCCCAACAGCGAGCACTGCTCTCACTTCAAGGAGGCGACCGTGATCGAGTCCGTGTGGCGCTGGGGAAACCTGGGTCTGGCTTTCCTGCTGGAGCTGGCCGCGATCGTCGCGCTGGGGTACTGGGGGTTCCATGCGGGGGAGTCCACCGCGGGCAAGCTGCTGCTCGGCCTGGGCGCGCCCGCGGTGGGCATCGGCCTGTGGGCCCTGTTCGCCGCGCCGACCGCGAAACTGCACACGCCGCTGCTCTACGCGCTCACCGTCGTCGTGGTGATCGGTGGCGCCGGCGTGGGTCTGTGGTTCTCGGGATTGCGGACGCTCGGGCTCCTGCTGCCCGCCCTGTTCGTCGCGAACCTCGCCGTGGTGAAGCTGATGCACCTCGACGCGGCGACGGCCTAAGACCTGGTCTCAAAACTCGGCGTGTCGCTAGGTGAACCAACGGCCCGCCCCTGGCTCCGCACCGCCCGCCTGTGGGCCCGGCCCGACGGACCGGAGGTCTGTCAGAGAGACTGGGGGCCAGTGCCCGCCCTCTCGACCTGGAGCCTTTGATGCCGCAAGGGACCGTCCGTTGGTTCGACGCCGAACGGGGTTTCGGCTTCCTCGCGCCTGAAGACGGCTCGCCGGACGTGTTCGTGCACGCCTCCGAGATCGTCGGGGACGGCGGCGCGAAAATGCTCCGCGAGGGTCAGGCCGTCGTGTTCGAGGTCGGCGAGAACGACCGCGGGCCCCAGGCGCTGCGCGTTCGCGTCACCGCCGATGCGGCCACCGGCAGCGCCGTGGGCCTGCTCGGCACCGTCAACTGGTACGAGCCGGGCAAGGGGTACGGCTTCGCGTCGCCGGACGGCGGCGGCGCCGACATCTTCGTGCACAGCTCCGCCATCGTGACCGGCGGCGTGGTCACCGAGGGGCAGCGGGTGGCCTTCCTGATCGTCGAAGGCGAGCGCGGCCCGCAGGCCGGGCACGTGATCCCGCTGGGAGCAGGGGCCGGCTCACCCGCTGCGGCCGGTATCGCGGACGGTGCCGACGGCACGGTGGCCTGGTACGACGAGGACAAGGGCTTCGGCTTCATCAACCCCGACTCCGGCGCCGGGGACGTCTTCGTTCACGCCCGGGCCCTGGCCGAGGGGCTGACGTGGCTCGCGGAGGGCGATCGCGTCGCCTACGAGGTGGCTAGTGGAGACAAGGGCCCGCAGGCCCGCGACGTGCACCTGGTCCGGGGCACCGAGCCCCAGACGGCGCCGCAGCGGTCGGCACCTGCCGCGGCCGCAGGGCCGGCGGCGCGGGACGTGCCCGTACGAGGCGGCGAGGGCGTCGTCGCGCGCTACGACGGCGACCGCGGCTTCGGCTTCATCACCCCGGACGCAGGCGGCGACGATCTCTTCGCCCACGTGTCCGTGATCATGGGGTCGGAGCCGCTGCAGAAGGGTGACCGGGTCCGGTACGCGGTGCGTCAGAGCGACCGGGGCCCGCAGGCCGACCGCATCGAACGCCTCTGAAGAGGCGGCCCCACCGATGGCTGATCACTTCCCGACGAGAGTGCTCGTTCATCCCCGTCGATGGTGCCGTCAGCAACGCGGCTGCAGCCTCCTCCAGGAGATCGATCTCCCTCGTGGTGACGGGGGCCCGTGCCGACCCGAGGACCTGCTCCGCGCTCAGAAGCTCACCAGTCACCCCCACCCAACGACACAGAGCTACCGATGTATCCCAACGAGTGAATGGATGCGTTAGACCTGGTCGCAGAGCTCGATCTTTATGAGCCGGCGGACGTTGATCACGGTGCAGGCCAGCGTGAGTAGCGCCAGCGTGGTGCGTTCGGTCCGGTCGTAGCGCAGCCCGAGGCGTTTGAACCGCAGCAGCCAGGAGATGGTGCGTTCGACGACCCAGCGGACCCGGCCGAGGCGGGACTTGTCCTCAATCCCGCGCCGGGCGATACGGACCTTGATACCGCGGCGGGTCAGGTAGCGGCGGCAGCGGCGGTAGTCGTAGCCCTTGTCGGCGTGCAGCTTGTCCGGTCGGCATCGTGGCCGGCCCGCCCGGCCGTGGTGGCCGCGCACGGTCGGGTTCGTGTCCAGCAGCGGCTCGAACAGCATGCTGTCGTGGGTGTTTGCCGCCGACAACATGATGTGCAGCGGTAGCCCGTTCGCGTCGCACAGAACGTGGTACTTGGAGCCGGCTTTACCCCGGTCAGTGGGGCTGCGGCCGGTCAGCTCGCCCCCCTTTTCGACCGCACCGACACCGCGTCGATGCAGCCTCTGGTCCAGTCGAGCTCGTCGATGTTGGACAGCTCGTCGAGCACGAGCTGGTGCAGCCGGTCCCACACGCCGGCGTCCTGCCACTCACGTAACCGCCGCCACGCGGTGTGCCCGGAACCGCATCCGAGCTGCTCGGGTAGGTCTCGCCAGCGGCAGCCGGTGTCGAGCACGAACAAGATCCCCTCTAGCGCGGCACGGTCATCGATCCGGGGCCGCCCACCCGGACCGCGCGGCGCTGGTCGGGACGGGATCAGGGGTTCGATCAGTTCCCAGAGCCGGTCTTCGACCCGCCGCTGCTGCGTCGTCTTCGCCACGACCGCCCACGATCGACGACCAGGACCGGCAGGTTACGCAGTGACACACCCTTAAGTTTTGAGACCAGGTCTAAGGCAGCTTCCAGGCGACGCACTCCGGCCGGACCCGGGTCTGGGCGAACTCCCGCACTGCGCGGAGCACGAGCTCGGCCGGCACCTCGTTGCCCTCGGGCTGCGGGAAGTGGCCGCCCTGCAGGCTGAAGTAGTCGGCGGACGCGGCGCCGTCGCCGTCGGCGGGCAGGTGCGCGGCGCCGTGTTCCTGCCACACCAGGGCGCCGCGCTCACCGCGCAGGCCGACGACGAGGTGGGGTGTCCCAGGGCCCTGACCGGCGTAGATCCACCAGACGACCCCCGCGTTGGCCGACGGCGGCACAGCTGCCTGCAGCGCGGCGAGCACCGTCTCGGCGGGCACGCTCGTGATGTCGTACCCCGTCCGCCGATCACCCGTGGTGGCCATGGTCCGCTCCGCTTCCAGTGAGGATCGGTGCTGATCCTACTGGGCCACGGTGTGAGAACGAAGTGTGGAACATCAACTCACTGTCCGAAGAGGACAGTCAGGGGCCCTCCGCCCGCAGCCGCGCGGCGCGAACCGTGAGGTAGCGGCGTTCCGGGGCGTTCGTGGTGCGCGCCGCGGCGGCCTCGTAGCAGCCGATCGCGGCCGCGGTTTCGCCCGCGCGTTCCAGCAGGTGAGCGCGCACGGCGTCGAGACGATAGTGGCCGGCGAGCCGCTCGTCGAGCGTCGCGAGCAGGTCCAGACCGGTGGTGGGCCCGTGGACCATCGCGGTCGCGATCGCGCGGTTCAGCGTGACCATCGGGTTGTCCGCCAGTGTTTCAAGCCGCTGGTAGAGCGCC
Protein-coding regions in this window:
- a CDS encoding MFS transporter encodes the protein MRVLPYLLALAVFAQGTSEFMVSGLVPEVARDLGVSVAAAGSLTAVFAVGMLLGAPVLAVAGRGWPRRGALLGYLGVFVAVHVAGALAPGFGILLVTRLVAALATAGFLAVALTVAADAAPGAEGRATAVVLTGTTLACIAGVPAGAVLGQVWGWRSAFWAVALVSVPAFAAIARWAPATETASVPVKAEFAVVKRPRVLAALGRGALVNGATFAVFTYLAPLATSQAEGRLPALLALFGIGAAAGVALAGRRPATRKTQVALAVGWLALALGAGNATVLFVLVPLQALLSFAVGSTAVAQVLRAAPDAPALRGAFATAALNVGAAAGPWLAASLIGTGYRAPVWLAAVLATAALTIREQCS
- a CDS encoding YrdB family protein, which codes for MIESVWRWGNLGLAFLLELAAIVALGYWGFHAGESTAGKLLLGLGAPAVGIGLWALFAAPTAKLHTPLLYALTVVVVIGGAGVGLWFSGLRTLGLLLPALFVANLAVVKLMHLDAATA
- a CDS encoding cold-shock protein, which encodes MPQGTVRWFDAERGFGFLAPEDGSPDVFVHASEIVGDGGAKMLREGQAVVFEVGENDRGPQALRVRVTADAATGSAVGLLGTVNWYEPGKGYGFASPDGGGADIFVHSSAIVTGGVVTEGQRVAFLIVEGERGPQAGHVIPLGAGAGSPAAAGIADGADGTVAWYDEDKGFGFINPDSGAGDVFVHARALAEGLTWLAEGDRVAYEVASGDKGPQARDVHLVRGTEPQTAPQRSAPAAAAGPAARDVPVRGGEGVVARYDGDRGFGFITPDAGGDDLFAHVSVIMGSEPLQKGDRVRYAVRQSDRGPQADRIERL
- a CDS encoding IS5 family transposase (programmed frameshift) produces the protein MAKTTQQRRVEDRLWELIEPLIPSRPAPRGPGGRPRIDDRAALEGILFVLDTGCRWRDLPEQLGCGSGHTAWRRLREWQDAGVWDRLHQLVLDELSNIDELDWTRGCIDAVSGAVEKGGELTGRSPTDRGKAGSKYHVLCDANGLPLHIMLSAANTHDSMLFEPLLDTNPTVRGHHGRAGRPRCRPDKLHADKGYDYRRCRRYLTRRGIKVRIARRGIEDKSRLGRVRWVVERTISWLLRFKRLGLRYDRTERTTLALLTLACTVINVRRLIKIELCDQV
- a CDS encoding Imm1 family immunity protein, with the translated sequence MATTGDRRTGYDITSVPAETVLAALQAAVPPSANAGVVWWIYAGQGPGTPHLVVGLRGERGALVWQEHGAAHLPADGDGAASADYFSLQGGHFPQPEGNEVPAELVLRAVREFAQTRVRPECVAWKLP